One window from the genome of Pedobacter schmidteae encodes:
- a CDS encoding tetratricopeptide repeat protein gives MRKLNFFLSLFFFCIVGLIRPALAEVPIVEQDSLIEKIAHLNKTAKQLNRDATNQAIAYAYKAYLLAYENKLKLQQADALVILAEGYLYNDIYDLALEYGFNALEIYKENGKPEQIAETYTLLGWTYYDVENAELSLKYHTMAYNLYKKAGNEQKASVSLNAIGLIYQLKNEFKKAADYFNQVLVLANKFNNKTLTSAAYNNLGISSNNIGDFKQAIHYFQLSLKYSTGQLLSLAEVHNQMAFSLVKLGQYQEARQSLDKALTYMDKSTSNSKKENLLDYYKIFSQLYQLTGDYKHAYEYIQKYNSVREEFLSKNKINALLTLTMKREAQEKERQIKALNLEKSLKSYQRNTLAIIVVLLVIIGFLLYNKLRSRQRKNAELAEVKQQLLSNKLEFNYVELKNYSMYMAHKNELISSFIEELIALEKAGGADVLQRLHKLVGKFRYDINSEKYIEDFNLQIDAKHQDFFYNLQQKFPTLTQNERRLCAQIRLNLSIKEIASLNNISVKSVEMARYRLRKHFELSTNDSLNDFLKAF, from the coding sequence ATGCGCAAACTCAACTTTTTTTTAAGCCTGTTCTTTTTTTGTATCGTTGGATTGATTCGGCCTGCACTAGCAGAAGTGCCGATTGTTGAGCAGGACTCGTTGATAGAAAAGATTGCCCATTTGAATAAGACGGCAAAGCAACTGAACAGGGATGCAACCAACCAGGCTATTGCTTATGCTTATAAAGCTTATCTGCTGGCTTATGAAAATAAGCTTAAACTCCAGCAGGCAGACGCCCTGGTGATATTGGCTGAGGGGTATCTTTATAACGATATTTATGATCTGGCACTTGAGTATGGTTTTAATGCGCTGGAAATTTATAAAGAAAATGGGAAGCCCGAACAGATTGCCGAAACCTACACGTTGCTGGGCTGGACTTATTATGATGTAGAGAATGCGGAGCTTTCTCTGAAATATCATACCATGGCCTATAATTTATACAAAAAAGCAGGCAATGAACAAAAGGCTTCTGTTTCTTTAAATGCCATAGGATTAATATACCAGCTAAAAAATGAGTTTAAAAAAGCTGCGGACTATTTTAACCAGGTGCTGGTACTGGCCAATAAATTTAACAACAAAACCCTCACCAGTGCAGCTTATAATAATTTAGGTATCAGCAGTAACAATATTGGCGATTTTAAGCAAGCTATTCATTATTTTCAACTCTCGCTCAAATATTCTACAGGTCAACTGTTATCACTGGCCGAGGTGCATAACCAGATGGCATTTTCGCTGGTAAAACTGGGACAATACCAGGAGGCAAGGCAGTCGCTGGATAAGGCATTGACTTACATGGATAAGTCGACTTCAAATTCAAAAAAAGAAAATCTGCTCGATTACTACAAAATATTTTCGCAATTGTATCAGCTGACAGGAGATTACAAACATGCCTACGAATATATTCAGAAATATAATAGTGTAAGAGAAGAGTTTTTGTCCAAAAATAAGATCAATGCCCTGCTCACCCTTACAATGAAACGGGAAGCACAGGAAAAGGAGCGACAAATCAAAGCCCTGAACCTGGAAAAAAGCTTAAAGTCTTATCAGCGGAATACTTTGGCCATTATTGTGGTGTTATTAGTGATTATTGGCTTTTTGCTATATAATAAGTTACGTAGCAGGCAAAGAAAAAATGCAGAGCTGGCCGAGGTGAAACAGCAATTGCTGAGTAATAAATTAGAGTTTAATTATGTAGAGCTTAAAAATTACTCTATGTATATGGCGCATAAAAATGAACTGATCAGCAGCTTTATTGAAGAATTGATTGCCCTGGAAAAGGCCGGAGGGGCAGATGTCTTGCAACGCCTTCATAAACTGGTTGGTAAATTCCGTTATGATATAAATAGTGAAAAATACATTGAAGATTTCAATTTGCAAATAGATGCCAAGCATCAGGACTTCTTTTATAACCTTCAGCAAAAATTCCCGACGCTTACACAAAATGAAAGAAGGTTATGCGCTCAGATCAGACTCAACCTATCCATTAAGGAAATTGCTTCATTAAATAACATCTCTGTCAAGTCGGTAGAGATGGCCCGCTACCGGTTAAGGAAACATTTTGAGTTATCCACCAATGATAGCCTGAATGATTTCTTAAAGGCCTTTTAG
- the hemW gene encoding radical SAM family heme chaperone HemW: MSGIYIHIPFCKKACTYCDFHFSTSLKYVDEMTEAICAEIIKKKDRITDQVGSIYFGGGTPSVLPAKAFEKIFNTLTRYFSISSVAEITIEANPDDLNAKKVAQLRQLPVNRFSIGIQSFFEEDLIWMNRAHNAAEAEDCIKRSQDAGFENLSIDLIYGYPLLTDNKWLHNINKAIEFQTPHISAYSLTVEPRTALASAIKRGQQPPVNDEQSAAQFITLIEQLKTGEFEHYEISNFSQPDKYAVHNTNYWRGVPYLGIGPSAHGFDGQTRYHNIANNAKYLEQIRKGELAETIEELDKYDRFNEYIMTSLRTMWGTDLHKIAADYGNVFMDDTLKAIRPFIKKKWLTNEKDHLVLTQEGKLFADYIASELFLIQDDHL; the protein is encoded by the coding sequence ATGTCCGGAATCTACATCCACATCCCCTTTTGCAAAAAAGCCTGTACGTATTGCGACTTTCACTTCAGTACCTCATTAAAGTATGTAGATGAAATGACAGAGGCCATTTGTGCTGAAATCATAAAAAAAAAGGATAGAATAACGGATCAGGTTGGCAGCATTTATTTTGGCGGAGGGACCCCTTCTGTACTTCCGGCAAAAGCATTCGAAAAAATATTCAATACACTTACCCGGTATTTTTCTATCTCATCGGTTGCCGAAATTACCATTGAGGCTAATCCCGATGACCTGAACGCAAAAAAAGTAGCTCAACTAAGGCAACTTCCGGTAAACCGCTTCAGCATAGGTATACAATCCTTTTTTGAAGAAGACCTGATCTGGATGAACAGGGCGCACAATGCAGCTGAGGCGGAAGATTGCATTAAACGGAGTCAGGATGCCGGGTTTGAAAACCTGAGTATAGATCTGATTTATGGTTACCCTTTGCTAACCGACAACAAATGGCTGCACAACATCAACAAAGCAATTGAATTCCAGACGCCGCATATATCGGCCTATTCGCTAACAGTAGAACCAAGAACGGCACTGGCTAGCGCCATAAAAAGAGGTCAGCAGCCCCCCGTAAATGATGAGCAAAGTGCAGCCCAGTTTATCACATTGATTGAACAGTTAAAAACAGGTGAGTTTGAGCATTATGAGATCTCTAATTTCAGTCAGCCGGACAAATATGCAGTTCACAATACCAATTACTGGCGGGGTGTACCTTACCTGGGCATTGGTCCATCTGCACATGGCTTTGACGGACAAACGCGTTACCACAATATAGCCAACAATGCAAAGTACCTGGAGCAAATCCGAAAAGGAGAACTGGCCGAAACTATTGAAGAACTGGATAAATATGACAGGTTTAATGAATATATCATGACCTCCTTACGTACCATGTGGGGCACAGATTTGCATAAAATTGCTGCCGATTATGGTAACGTGTTTATGGACGATACTTTAAAAGCCATCCGGCCTTTTATAAAAAAGAAATGGCTAACGAATGAAAAAGACCATCTGGTTCTGACACAGGAAGGTAAATTATTTGCAGATTACATCGCCTCTGAGTTATTTTTGATTCAGGATGACCATCTTTAA
- a CDS encoding SDR family oxidoreductase codes for MKNKVIWITGASSGIGEALVYAYNNTGAKLILSSRNRDELYRVKSACKSPVNIHVLPLDLENTDSLADKAEDAIRIYGHIDILINCGGVSQRSLALETTLATEQRLMNINFWGTVALSKAVIPNMIQHGGGKVICISSLVGKFGTRFRSSYAASKHALHGYFDSLRSEVFDKNIQITIVCPGFIKTNVSINALTADGTPQGTMDEGQDNGVPAADCARQIVAAINQNKEEVYIGGKEVKGVWFKRFFPLKFSKYMRTAKVTR; via the coding sequence ATGAAGAATAAAGTTATTTGGATCACCGGTGCATCTTCCGGTATTGGCGAGGCACTGGTTTATGCTTACAATAATACAGGAGCAAAACTTATTCTTTCGTCCCGCAACAGAGATGAACTTTACAGAGTTAAAAGCGCCTGTAAAAGTCCGGTAAATATACATGTGCTCCCCTTAGACCTTGAAAATACGGATTCATTGGCCGATAAAGCGGAAGATGCCATCCGTATTTATGGTCATATAGATATATTGATCAATTGCGGTGGCGTCAGTCAGCGTAGTCTGGCTTTGGAAACCACACTGGCAACCGAGCAACGCTTGATGAATATCAACTTTTGGGGTACAGTAGCCCTCAGCAAAGCGGTCATCCCCAACATGATTCAACATGGAGGAGGCAAGGTCATTTGTATCAGCAGCCTGGTGGGTAAATTTGGCACACGTTTCCGTTCTTCCTATGCTGCCTCAAAGCACGCATTACACGGCTATTTTGACTCCTTGCGATCGGAAGTATTTGACAAAAACATTCAGATCACCATCGTTTGTCCTGGCTTCATTAAAACGAATGTCTCCATCAATGCACTGACGGCAGACGGGACTCCACAGGGCACAATGGATGAGGGCCAAGACAATGGTGTACCAGCAGCAGATTGTGCCAGACAAATTGTAGCAGCCATCAACCAAAACAAAGAAGAGGTATATATTGGTGGCAAAGAAGTGAAGGGCGTATGGTTTAAACGTTTCTTTCCACTCAAATTCTCCAAATATATGAGAACCGCAAAAGTAACCCGATAA
- a CDS encoding formylglycine-generating enzyme family protein produces the protein MKRAILSLLAVMVITSCNQKNVKTAENVESVERADSVTIGESGGTMKDSSCCSAKLPKRFGSLGQVDSLGSTGKQGKADRTGMKFIPAGDFMMGAADNEGRPDEYPAHAVGVKGFWIDESEVTNAQFARFVKATGYVTQAERKPDWEELKKQLPPGTPKPAEELLQPASLTFKKPNKRVNINDVSQWWSWTTGASWKHPQGPKSNIIGKDNYPVTQVSWIDAVAYAKWAGKRLPTEAEWEYAARGGLKSKKYPWGDEDLTKGKIKANTWQGEFPYNDLKTDGFSSVAPVKSFAANGYGLYDMSGNVWEWTADWYTADYYKTLKGKQDNPNGPAKSYDPEEPGIPKKVIRGGSFMCHSSYCKGYRVSSKMKSSIDTGLENTGFRCVAD, from the coding sequence GTGAAAAGAGCTATTTTATCCTTGTTGGCGGTGATGGTGATCACCTCGTGTAATCAGAAGAATGTTAAAACCGCAGAGAACGTTGAGAGCGTTGAGCGCGCCGATAGTGTTACGATCGGAGAGAGCGGTGGCACCATGAAGGATTCAAGTTGTTGCAGTGCTAAATTGCCTAAAAGATTTGGATCTCTGGGCCAGGTCGACTCGCTTGGTTCCACAGGAAAACAAGGGAAGGCTGACCGTACAGGAATGAAATTTATCCCCGCGGGCGATTTTATGATGGGGGCGGCCGACAACGAGGGACGGCCTGATGAATATCCTGCACATGCAGTTGGTGTAAAGGGATTCTGGATAGATGAATCGGAAGTAACTAATGCCCAGTTTGCCCGTTTTGTAAAGGCTACCGGCTATGTTACCCAGGCCGAGCGCAAACCGGATTGGGAAGAGTTGAAGAAACAATTGCCTCCGGGTACGCCTAAACCTGCAGAGGAGTTGTTGCAGCCTGCTTCGTTGACCTTTAAAAAGCCTAATAAGCGGGTAAACATCAACGATGTATCGCAATGGTGGAGCTGGACAACAGGTGCCAGCTGGAAACATCCACAAGGGCCGAAAAGTAATATCATCGGAAAAGATAATTATCCTGTTACCCAGGTGTCGTGGATAGATGCTGTGGCTTATGCGAAATGGGCAGGAAAACGTTTACCTACTGAAGCGGAATGGGAATATGCGGCAAGAGGAGGACTTAAAAGTAAAAAATATCCATGGGGTGATGAAGATCTAACCAAGGGTAAAATCAAGGCTAATACCTGGCAGGGAGAGTTTCCATACAATGATTTAAAAACAGATGGTTTTTCAAGTGTTGCTCCTGTAAAATCATTCGCTGCCAACGGATATGGCTTGTATGACATGTCGGGCAATGTATGGGAGTGGACTGCAGACTGGTACACGGCCGATTATTATAAAACCCTGAAAGGGAAACAGGATAATCCTAATGGCCCTGCCAAAAGCTATGATCCTGAGGAGCCTGGAATTCCTAAGAAAGTTATCAGAGGAGGCTCTTTTATGTGCCATTCTTCTTACTGCAAGGGCTACAGGGTAAGCTCTAAAATGAAATCTTCTATAGATACAGGGTTGGAAAATACCGGTTTCAGGTGCGTGGCTGATTAG
- a CDS encoding DUF1501 domain-containing protein: MTSRRGFIKAGGLALFGIGLGGIPGFLAEAVAETKAPGLFKRRKIMVCIFQRGAMDGLMAVTPFMDDYLKAARPTLFMSAAKGGKTTPLIDLDGRFGLHPSMVAFEKMFREKRMAIVHGIGSPNNTRSHFDAQDYMESGTPFRKGTDSGWLNRAVGLLGHDGATPFQGVSLTSSLPRSFYGDNPAVAISNLQDFNIQLRGNVKGANMAAKSFEDLYDTTSSGLLKETGKESFDAIKMLQKVDVKNYVPANGAMYPNSALGNSLKQIAQLIKMDVGMEVAFAESGGWDTHFNQGADTGIFARNVNDLSNSIMAFWTDMGTYQDDVTVMTMTEFGRTVKQNGTGGTDHGRASCNFILGNGVNGGLVHGVVNTLAVENLEDGRDLAVTTDFRSVFSEVADRHLNISNDKVLFPDWDGKKIGVMR; encoded by the coding sequence ATGACTTCAAGAAGAGGATTTATAAAAGCAGGTGGATTGGCCCTATTTGGAATAGGATTGGGCGGTATTCCCGGATTTTTAGCCGAAGCTGTTGCCGAAACTAAAGCCCCAGGCCTATTTAAAAGAAGAAAAATAATGGTCTGCATTTTTCAGCGCGGTGCTATGGATGGGCTGATGGCGGTTACCCCTTTTATGGACGACTATTTGAAGGCCGCTCGACCTACCTTATTTATGTCTGCTGCTAAAGGCGGTAAAACAACTCCCCTTATCGATCTGGACGGACGGTTCGGATTGCATCCTTCTATGGTTGCGTTTGAAAAGATGTTCAGAGAAAAGAGAATGGCGATTGTGCATGGTATTGGCTCTCCAAACAATACCCGCTCGCATTTCGATGCACAGGATTATATGGAATCGGGTACACCTTTTAGAAAAGGTACAGATAGTGGCTGGTTAAACCGTGCGGTAGGTTTGCTTGGACATGACGGTGCTACTCCTTTCCAGGGTGTAAGTTTGACCTCATCATTACCAAGGTCATTTTATGGGGATAATCCGGCCGTAGCCATCAGTAATTTACAGGATTTTAATATTCAACTGAGAGGGAATGTTAAAGGCGCTAATATGGCTGCTAAAAGTTTTGAAGATTTGTATGACACTACTTCCTCGGGCCTGCTAAAAGAGACAGGAAAAGAAAGCTTCGATGCGATAAAAATGTTGCAAAAAGTAGATGTAAAAAATTATGTACCTGCCAATGGTGCCATGTATCCAAACTCAGCCTTAGGAAATTCGTTGAAACAGATTGCCCAGTTGATTAAAATGGATGTGGGGATGGAAGTTGCCTTTGCGGAATCGGGAGGATGGGATACGCATTTTAATCAGGGGGCGGATACCGGTATTTTTGCCAGGAACGTAAATGATCTGAGCAATAGCATTATGGCATTCTGGACAGATATGGGTACTTATCAGGATGATGTAACGGTAATGACCATGACCGAATTTGGCCGTACGGTGAAACAGAATGGCACAGGTGGAACGGATCATGGCAGGGCTTCCTGTAATTTTATTTTGGGGAACGGAGTAAATGGTGGATTGGTACATGGTGTGGTAAATACACTCGCTGTAGAGAATCTGGAAGATGGCCGGGACCTTGCGGTAACTACCGACTTCAGGAGCGTATTTAGTGAGGTGGCCGATAGGCATTTAAATATAAGTAACGATAAAGTGCTGTTTCCTGACTGGGATGGTAAAAAAATTGGTGTAATGCGCTAG
- a CDS encoding DUF1800 domain-containing protein: protein MSTSAKVIYSFVFLVFAAIFCTGFQNDKPAAIKFAFPYKQAGLNERQAAAHLLSRFTYGAKAEDIDEVVKIGLEKWFEQQLEGKMEDAVLNKSLSQYDDINLTNAEVENKYPRPGEAVRMAIKDGVINKDSVNKSDGKAYRDQVKIYMESKGYKPQQELFRQFFNQKILRAAYTNNQLHELLTDFWFNHFNVSLTKNQSASFIPAYERDVIRPNVTGKFETLLMATAKSPAMLMYLDNFSSSGKPIGNNDGMQMQMEGNRPMNRSGAARARLKANSSALKKLQEKKKQGGLNENYAREVMELHTLGVDGGYTQSDVTQAARVLTGWTIAPMGDRGYGSAGKNLLERMDANTLEKKGFVHDGDFLFIPTRHDNGEKVVLGKRFPANRGYEEGVELLSMLAHHPSTAKFISKKIAIRFVNDSPPQSLVDKMASTFTKTDGDIKKVMITMASAPEFWSKEALREKTKSPFELAISAVRSLNAEITQPFQLYNWINKMGQRMYYYQAPTGFPDRGQYWINTGSLLNRMNFGLALATQRIPGIKINLTALNNNHEPESADAALQIYCKLIMPERDVAETVKRLKPMLNDPDLANKVETAAAKASTPVETMDMMTAGDQQRMDMTDKKEARAANKGYGKKANKIISATGTNTMLAQVVGVIIGSPEFQRK from the coding sequence ATGAGCACATCAGCAAAAGTTATCTATTCATTTGTATTCCTGGTTTTTGCAGCTATATTTTGTACAGGTTTTCAAAACGACAAGCCGGCAGCCATAAAATTTGCATTCCCTTATAAACAGGCTGGATTAAACGAACGCCAGGCTGCAGCGCACCTGCTAAGCAGATTTACTTACGGTGCCAAAGCCGAAGACATTGATGAGGTGGTAAAAATTGGACTGGAGAAATGGTTTGAGCAACAACTGGAAGGGAAGATGGAGGATGCGGTGCTAAACAAATCGTTGAGCCAGTATGATGACATCAACCTAACTAATGCTGAGGTTGAAAATAAATATCCCCGCCCAGGTGAAGCTGTGCGGATGGCCATTAAAGACGGTGTGATCAATAAGGACTCGGTCAACAAAAGTGACGGAAAAGCTTATCGCGATCAGGTAAAGATTTACATGGAATCTAAAGGCTATAAACCACAACAGGAACTCTTCCGACAGTTTTTTAATCAGAAAATATTAAGGGCTGCCTATACCAACAATCAATTGCACGAACTGCTTACTGATTTCTGGTTCAATCATTTTAATGTTTCCCTGACAAAAAATCAAAGTGCATCTTTTATTCCTGCATATGAAAGGGATGTAATCAGACCTAATGTGACAGGTAAATTCGAAACATTGCTGATGGCTACGGCTAAATCGCCGGCTATGCTGATGTATCTGGATAATTTTTCGAGCAGTGGGAAGCCTATTGGAAATAACGATGGGATGCAAATGCAAATGGAAGGGAACCGGCCAATGAATAGGTCAGGTGCAGCAAGAGCAAGACTAAAGGCTAATTCAAGTGCGTTAAAAAAGCTTCAGGAGAAAAAGAAACAGGGTGGACTGAATGAAAATTATGCCCGTGAGGTGATGGAATTGCATACTTTGGGCGTTGACGGGGGCTATACGCAAAGCGATGTAACACAGGCTGCAAGGGTTTTAACAGGCTGGACCATTGCGCCAATGGGAGATAGGGGATACGGTTCCGCAGGCAAAAATCTGTTGGAAAGAATGGATGCCAATACGCTTGAAAAAAAGGGTTTTGTACATGATGGCGATTTTCTTTTCATACCTACCCGGCATGATAACGGGGAAAAAGTGGTATTGGGTAAACGTTTCCCTGCCAATAGAGGATACGAAGAAGGTGTGGAATTATTGAGCATGCTGGCACATCATCCATCAACTGCTAAATTCATTTCCAAAAAAATAGCGATAAGGTTTGTAAACGATAGTCCGCCTCAATCATTGGTTGATAAAATGGCAAGCACTTTTACCAAAACAGATGGGGATATTAAAAAAGTCATGATTACAATGGCTTCAGCTCCTGAGTTTTGGAGCAAAGAGGCTTTGCGTGAAAAGACAAAATCCCCTTTTGAGCTAGCCATAAGTGCGGTACGAAGTTTAAATGCAGAAATTACCCAGCCTTTTCAACTGTACAACTGGATCAATAAAATGGGGCAGCGGATGTACTATTACCAGGCGCCTACGGGATTTCCGGACCGAGGCCAATATTGGATCAACACTGGATCTTTGCTGAACCGGATGAACTTTGGACTAGCGTTGGCTACACAGCGTATTCCGGGAATAAAAATAAACCTGACTGCATTAAACAATAATCATGAGCCGGAAAGTGCAGATGCAGCCTTGCAGATTTATTGTAAGCTGATCATGCCCGAACGTGATGTAGCAGAAACTGTGAAACGTTTAAAACCGATGTTAAATGATCCTGACCTGGCCAATAAAGTAGAAACTGCTGCTGCAAAAGCGAGTACCCCTGTCGAAACCATGGATATGATGACTGCCGGAGACCAGCAGCGCATGGATATGACGGATAAAAAGGAAGCAAGGGCGGCCAATAAGGGATATGGAAAAAAAGCGAATAAAATAATAAGTGCCACAGGAACGAATACCATGCTGGCACAGGTAGTGGGCGTAATTATTGGCTCCCCGGAATTTCAACGTAAATAA
- a CDS encoding cupin-like domain-containing protein — protein sequence MKFNLTPIDIVNDISKSDFERHYLNTRKPLIIKNMAKSWPAYDKWSLDYMKTVVGDKTVPLYDSSKADPSKPINAAAAEMKFEDYIELIKNTPTDLRIFLFDPIKQAPKLLEDYRPPKDLMGGFLDSYPNMFFGGKGSVTFLHYDIDLAHIFHTHFNGRKHVILFENKWKERLYQIPYATYALEDYDVERPDFNRFPALEGVKGIEAFLEHGDTLFMPTGYWHWMKYLDGSFSISLRAWDKSWAVKAKSLYNLTLQRKFDDFMKANFKEKYMNWKEQLAIKRANKALARQKPA from the coding sequence ATGAAGTTCAACCTAACTCCTATTGATATCGTTAATGACATCAGCAAATCAGATTTTGAAAGGCACTATCTGAATACTCGCAAACCACTTATTATCAAAAACATGGCTAAATCCTGGCCAGCATACGATAAGTGGAGCCTCGACTACATGAAAACCGTTGTTGGCGATAAAACGGTCCCACTTTATGATAGCTCAAAAGCCGACCCATCCAAACCGATTAATGCAGCAGCTGCAGAGATGAAATTTGAGGACTATATAGAGCTGATTAAAAATACACCTACTGACCTACGGATATTTCTGTTTGATCCGATTAAGCAGGCGCCCAAATTACTGGAAGACTATCGCCCCCCAAAAGATTTGATGGGTGGCTTTTTAGACAGCTATCCCAATATGTTTTTTGGTGGCAAGGGCTCAGTTACCTTTTTACACTATGATATAGACCTTGCCCATATATTTCATACCCATTTTAATGGACGTAAACATGTGATCTTGTTCGAAAACAAATGGAAAGAACGCCTGTACCAAATTCCCTATGCCACCTATGCACTTGAAGATTATGATGTGGAACGTCCTGATTTTAATAGATTCCCGGCTTTAGAAGGTGTCAAAGGAATAGAAGCATTTCTTGAACATGGTGATACCTTGTTTATGCCTACAGGTTACTGGCACTGGATGAAATATCTCGACGGCTCTTTCTCTATTAGTTTGCGGGCCTGGGACAAATCCTGGGCAGTAAAGGCCAAAAGTTTATATAACCTGACCCTTCAACGTAAGTTTGACGATTTTATGAAAGCCAATTTCAAAGAAAAATACATGAACTGGAAGGAACAACTGGCCATTAAAAGGGCCAACAAGGCACTGGCCAGACAAAAACCCGCTTAA
- a CDS encoding cupin-like domain-containing protein: MSFILKPVDTVESISPADFKKNYLDARRPLIIKGLTKSWPAREKWNTDYLKQIGGDITVSLMDNSKADPSKPINASVAEMKFGDYLDLIKREPTELRIFFFNLFKHHPDLINDIVIPKDLMGGFIESMPAMFFGGSNSVTFLHYDIDLPHLFHTHFGGRKHIILFDNKWKERLYCIPNATYALEDYDVANPDFEKFPALKGVEGYEVFLEHGDTLFMPTGMWHWMKYLDGSFSLSLRAWDASITRKAQSVFNLAIKGGLDSVLKMAFKAPYAKWRERLAVKRAERALANGNPK, translated from the coding sequence ATGAGCTTTATTTTAAAGCCGGTAGATACCGTGGAGAGCATCAGCCCAGCTGATTTTAAAAAAAACTACCTGGATGCACGCCGTCCGTTGATCATTAAAGGGTTAACGAAATCATGGCCGGCAAGGGAAAAATGGAATACAGATTACCTGAAACAAATTGGCGGCGATATCACCGTCAGTTTGATGGACAATTCTAAGGCCGATCCATCCAAGCCCATCAACGCCTCGGTAGCCGAAATGAAATTTGGAGACTACCTGGATCTGATCAAAAGAGAACCTACCGAACTGCGTATCTTCTTTTTTAATCTTTTTAAACATCATCCCGATCTGATCAACGACATTGTTATCCCCAAAGACCTGATGGGCGGCTTTATAGAAAGTATGCCAGCCATGTTCTTCGGCGGTTCCAACTCTGTTACCTTTTTACATTACGATATAGACTTGCCCCATCTTTTCCATACCCACTTTGGTGGCCGTAAACACATCATATTGTTCGATAATAAATGGAAAGAAAGGCTCTATTGTATCCCTAATGCCACTTATGCATTAGAAGATTATGATGTAGCGAATCCTGATTTCGAGAAATTTCCAGCCTTAAAAGGTGTTGAAGGCTATGAAGTATTCCTGGAACACGGTGATACCTTATTTATGCCAACAGGCATGTGGCACTGGATGAAATACCTGGACGGATCCTTCTCTTTAAGCTTAAGGGCCTGGGACGCTTCAATAACCAGAAAGGCACAAAGTGTCTTCAATCTGGCAATTAAAGGCGGATTAGACAGCGTGTTAAAAATGGCCTTCAAGGCTCCGTATGCAAAATGGAGAGAGCGTTTGGCCGTTAAAAGAGCCGAAAGAGCACTAGCAAACGGAAATCCGAAGTAG